The following proteins come from a genomic window of Edaphobacter sp. 4G125:
- a CDS encoding aldo/keto reductase, whose translation MATQKAAANAKASGTFQLGGDLPIHRLGFGAMRITGKGIWGEPQDPENAKKVLRRAVELGVNFIDTADSYGPEVSERLIGEALAPYAKGVVIATKAGLTRQGPDRWLPVGRPEYLQQEVEMSLRRLKVERIDLWQLHRIDPKVPVEESLGVIKQLQEQGKIRHVGLSEVKPHEIDQARKVIEIISVQNLYNLSDRKHEDVVNYCEKNDIAFIPWFPVAAGKLTQPGGALAAAAKRHNATVSQLSIAWLLHRSPVILPIPGTSSLEHLEENIGAGNVKLSAEEWKEIEDAAK comes from the coding sequence ATGGCTACTCAAAAAGCTGCGGCAAACGCAAAGGCAAGTGGAACCTTTCAGCTTGGCGGCGATCTGCCCATCCATCGTCTCGGATTCGGAGCTATGCGCATCACCGGCAAAGGGATCTGGGGTGAACCGCAGGATCCGGAGAATGCGAAAAAGGTTCTTCGTCGAGCGGTCGAACTCGGTGTGAACTTTATCGATACGGCGGATTCCTATGGTCCGGAGGTCAGCGAGCGTCTCATCGGCGAGGCACTTGCGCCCTATGCGAAGGGAGTCGTCATCGCCACCAAGGCCGGTCTTACCCGCCAGGGACCTGATCGCTGGCTCCCTGTCGGTCGTCCCGAATACCTGCAGCAAGAGGTCGAGATGAGTCTGCGTCGACTCAAGGTCGAACGTATCGATCTATGGCAGCTTCATCGCATCGACCCCAAAGTTCCAGTAGAGGAGTCGCTTGGAGTCATCAAGCAGCTTCAGGAGCAAGGTAAGATTCGCCACGTTGGTCTCAGTGAGGTCAAGCCGCACGAGATCGATCAGGCTCGCAAGGTGATTGAGATCATCAGCGTGCAGAACCTCTACAATCTCTCCGACCGCAAACACGAAGATGTGGTGAACTACTGCGAGAAAAACGACATCGCTTTTATCCCCTGGTTCCCCGTCGCAGCCGGTAAGCTGACGCAGCCCGGCGGAGCGCTCGCGGCCGCAGCAAAACGTCATAACGCTACCGTCTCTCAACTCTCGATCGCTTGGCTGCTCCACCGCTCGCCCGTCATCCTTCCAATTCCCGGAACTTCTTCGTTGGAGCACCTTGAAGAAAACATCGGCGCGGGTAACGTGAAGCTCAGCGCAGAGGAGTGGAAAGAGATCGAAGATGCCGCAAAGTAA
- a CDS encoding flavin reductase family protein — MPNHELPFVTISPKILYFGTPVALISTVNDDGSANLAPISSFWALGWTVTLGLLNDTQTLRNFERQSDCVINLPTPEMWEQVERLAPLTGLNPVPEKKRAKFQYEPDKFAAGFFTSLPSEMVSVPRVKECPVQMEAKLRKIHVLDGEERLIELGGAAAVEVKVVRVHVREDLVLHDNYIAPDRWQPLIYNFRHYFGLGRELGKTFRAEI; from the coding sequence ATGCCGAATCATGAACTCCCCTTTGTCACAATCTCTCCTAAAATCCTGTACTTCGGGACACCAGTCGCGCTCATCAGCACAGTGAACGATGACGGTTCCGCAAACCTGGCACCGATCTCATCTTTCTGGGCACTGGGATGGACTGTGACGCTGGGATTGCTGAACGATACTCAGACGCTGCGGAATTTTGAGCGGCAATCCGACTGCGTGATTAATCTGCCGACACCGGAGATGTGGGAGCAGGTCGAGCGTCTGGCTCCTCTCACCGGCCTGAATCCGGTTCCGGAGAAGAAGCGAGCAAAATTCCAATACGAGCCTGACAAATTTGCCGCGGGATTCTTTACATCGCTGCCATCGGAGATGGTTTCAGTCCCACGCGTGAAGGAGTGCCCTGTGCAGATGGAAGCAAAGTTGCGGAAGATTCACGTTCTAGATGGAGAGGAACGTCTGATTGAATTAGGCGGCGCTGCTGCTGTTGAGGTTAAAGTGGTTCGAGTCCATGTCCGGGAAGACCTGGTGCTGCACGACAACTACATTGCACCTGATCGGTGGCAGCCGCTGATCTATAACTTCCGGCATTATTTTGGACTCGGACGTGAACTAGGCAAAACCTTTCGAGCTGAGATCTAG
- a CDS encoding ArsR/SmtB family transcription factor yields the protein MNEKYSIASIAALLADPSRAAMLSALLEGRAFSAGELAKAANISAQSASMHLAQLLHGNLVSVDAQGRHRYYRIASPEVAHAMEALGCIALAPNQKPARNHDPIRYARTCYDHLAGFLAVKLTGVLEEKKWLTRTQENDFEVTSAGEEFFESWKINVQQLRTGRRVLVRRCLDWTERRDHVAGALGEAICQRLLSSRWIVQEGSSRAVRLTALGVRNLEPLFLQNGSEETILRVGNRSSDRR from the coding sequence TCACGAGCGGCGATGTTATCGGCTCTTCTGGAAGGGCGAGCATTTTCAGCAGGCGAACTGGCCAAGGCTGCGAATATCTCGGCCCAGTCAGCGAGTATGCATCTGGCCCAGTTGCTCCATGGCAATCTGGTGTCGGTCGATGCGCAGGGGCGCCATCGTTATTACCGCATTGCCTCGCCAGAAGTGGCTCACGCCATGGAAGCCCTGGGCTGTATTGCACTGGCGCCAAATCAGAAACCTGCGCGAAACCACGATCCTATTCGATATGCGCGAACCTGTTACGACCACCTTGCCGGTTTTCTGGCGGTAAAGCTGACCGGAGTTCTCGAAGAGAAAAAGTGGCTCACGCGGACTCAGGAAAACGATTTTGAGGTGACCTCTGCCGGAGAAGAGTTCTTTGAAAGCTGGAAGATTAACGTACAGCAACTTCGGACCGGTCGCAGGGTCCTTGTGCGCCGATGCCTGGACTGGACAGAGAGGCGCGATCACGTTGCAGGCGCGCTGGGCGAGGCAATCTGTCAGAGATTGCTTTCCTCACGCTGGATCGTTCAGGAAGGCAGTAGCCGCGCCGTGCGCCTTACCGCGCTTGGGGTACGGAACCTTGAGCCATTGTTCCTACAAAACGGTTCTGAGGAAACCATCCTGCGCGTGGGTAATCGTTCCTCCGACAGGAGATAG